A section of the Struthio camelus isolate bStrCam1 chromosome 18, bStrCam1.hap1, whole genome shotgun sequence genome encodes:
- the LOC138061472 gene encoding corticoliberin-like — MRLRMISAASVLVLLFLPSETCSPLQWPRGPARRLTPAPQPTWEPWLGAARPPPPTAGPPAQRLPQLCPPCGAEPSAAPRARAQRAPHASKRRDGKPNSLDLTFHLLREFLEMSREERLAQKALSNKLLLQSIGK, encoded by the coding sequence ATGCGGCTCAGGATGATTTCGGCTGCCTCTGTCCTCGTCCTGCTCTTCCTGCCCTCGGAGACCTGCTCGCCCCTGCAGTGGCCCCGGGGCCCAGCCCGCCGCCTgaccccggccccccagcccacctgggagccctggctgGGAGCCGCACGGCCCCCGCCACCCACCGCCGGACCCCCGGCCCAGAgactgccccagctctgcccgcCCTGCGGGGCAGAGCCCtcggcggccccccgcgcccgggccCAGCGGGCACCGCACGCCAGCAAGCGGCGGGACGGCAAACCCAACTCCCTGGACCTCACCTTCCACCTCCTCCGCGAGTTCCTGGAGATGTCCCGGGAGGAGAGACTGGCCCAGAAGGCGCTGAGCAATAAGCTGTTGCTGCAGAGTATAGGGAAgtga